The ANME-2 cluster archaeon DNA window CTCGAAAATAGTGTGGATGCCAGGCTTATTAGCCGCACAATGAACCAGTTTATGCAAAGGACAGATGAACTTGAGATGCGGCTAAAGAGCACTACTTACAGGGAACTTGAGAAACACCAAAAATTACTTGAATCAAGTGTCGGTAGGCTCAATGCTGTAAGTCCGCTGAATATCCTGAAAAGAGGATACAGTATTGTAAAGCATGACGATGAGATCGTAAGAACCGTCAAACAAGTACAAAAAGAAGATGCACTGGAGATACGGGTCGTTGATGGTAAGATATATTGTAATGTAAATAGTACGGAGGAAGACGTTTGACAGATAGCAGTAATGATACCAACATTGATGATACCAGGTTTGAAGATGCACTCCACGAGCTTGAAGTGATTATCAGGAAGATTGAAAGTGGCGAACATTTCCTTGAAGAAAATCTCGAACTTTTCGAGCGTGGAATAGCCCTCACCAGGCAATGCTCTTCGAAACTGGATGCTGCCACGCAGAGGATAAAAAAACTAGTAGATGAGAACGGGATTGAGGAAATGGGGATGGATTAATTCTGTGACTTTTTAATTTATTCTGGATAAATGGATCGTGGTAAAAAAGATCCACCGCAGAGGACACAGAGAGGTGCAGAGATGTATTGTGAGGTGTGTTGTTATTCTCTGCGTGCCTGTCGAGTAGAACCCATAGCGCACTTCTTATTGGAGTAATAGCCCCGAGGTTACTATGAGCCCCCTCACAGAACCGGACATGAAGATTTCCCTCATCCGGCTCTTCAGAAGCACATCCTCTATGGTTTCAGGTTATATAGCGAATGATATATCTTCGGCTTTGGGAGTGGATTAAATTGGATGAAACGATTAAACTGATCCCAGTTATGGCTTTTCCTCTGACTGCGCCTGTTTATCCATTTGAAGGCGAGACTCAC harbors:
- a CDS encoding exodeoxyribonuclease VII small subunit, whose product is MTDSSNDTNIDDTRFEDALHELEVIIRKIESGEHFLEENLELFERGIALTRQCSSKLDAATQRIKKLVDENGIEEMGMD